A single Ghiorsea bivora DNA region contains:
- the mobB gene encoding molybdopterin-guanine dinucleotide biosynthesis protein B: MTVPVLAIVGYSNSGKTTLMEKLISKLSAHGLNVCSIKHSHHQLEMDTPGKDSWRHKQAGASGSLLVGPEQMLMVKNVAQAQTPQQLADTHFPDADLVLVEGYASMPCPKIEVVRQARSSDLRCDINELIAVVADMPDLDVEVPKLDLNHTDEVARFVLEWLKHD, from the coding sequence ATGACAGTGCCAGTGCTTGCTATTGTTGGTTATTCCAATTCAGGGAAAACGACCTTGATGGAAAAGTTGATTAGTAAATTATCAGCGCACGGTTTGAACGTGTGCAGTATCAAACATTCACATCATCAGCTTGAAATGGATACACCCGGCAAAGATAGCTGGCGACATAAACAGGCAGGCGCATCGGGCTCATTATTGGTTGGCCCTGAGCAAATGTTAATGGTAAAAAATGTGGCACAAGCGCAAACACCGCAGCAACTAGCCGACACACACTTCCCCGATGCGGATTTGGTGTTGGTGGAAGGTTATGCGTCTATGCCATGCCCTAAAATTGAAGTGGTGCGACAAGCGCGGTCATCGGATTTGCGTTGTGATATAAATGAATTGATTGCTGTGGTGGCCGATATGCCTGATTTGGATGTGGAAGTGCCTAAGTTGGATTTGAATCACACGGATGAAGTTGCACGCTTTGTTTTAGAATGGTTGAAACATGATTAA
- a CDS encoding molybdenum cofactor biosynthesis protein MoaE, with protein MSKTPSPQPSTLGALCPLQGEGVSIQEADFSVEEEVQAIKQSCKRMGGIVSFLGCARDFSEGRDVFSIDFEQYAGMAEKAMKALRDEALDKFDILGVRMVHRVTRVHAGEQIVLIVVGAEHRKPAFEACEWLIDELKKRVPIWKRETTPDGETWVTSHP; from the coding sequence ATGAGTAAAACACCCTCACCCCAACCCTCTACCCTCGGGGCACTTTGTCCCTTGCAGGGCGAGGGAGTTAGTATTCAAGAAGCGGATTTTTCTGTGGAAGAAGAAGTGCAAGCCATCAAACAAAGCTGCAAACGCATGGGTGGTATTGTTTCGTTTTTGGGTTGTGCGCGTGATTTTTCAGAAGGGCGAGATGTGTTTTCTATCGACTTTGAGCAATATGCAGGTATGGCGGAAAAGGCGATGAAAGCCTTGCGGGATGAAGCCTTAGATAAGTTTGACATTTTGGGTGTGCGTATGGTGCATAGAGTGACGAGGGTTCATGCGGGTGAACAAATCGTGTTAATTGTGGTGGGTGCAGAGCATAGAAAGCCCGCGTTTGAAGCATGTGAATGGTTGATTGATGAATTGAAAAAGCGCGTGCCGATTTGGAAGCGCGAAACAACACCTGATGGTGAGACTTGGGTAACTTCTCATCCTTAA
- a CDS encoding MoaD/ThiS family protein, with translation MIKVLFFGMVADEVGKQLMQVRAGQSLEALITELGCADIKPLLIAVNQEQVNDLSLILKSGDEVALMPPFSGG, from the coding sequence ATGATTAAGGTTCTGTTTTTTGGAATGGTGGCAGATGAAGTGGGTAAGCAGCTGATGCAAGTGCGGGCAGGGCAAAGCCTTGAAGCGTTGATTACAGAGCTGGGGTGTGCAGACATCAAACCACTGTTGATTGCTGTGAATCAAGAGCAAGTGAATGATTTGAGTTTGATATTAAAAAGTGGTGATGAAGTGGCATTGATGCCACCATTTTCGGGCGGATAA
- a CDS encoding type II toxin-antitoxin system VapC family toxin: protein MCLIDSDVLIWYMRGNEKARDAIKQMNPPAISIVTQMELVQGLRNKAEQVALRRFLDSYDFQRYSISEAISQRALFMMEEWRLSHQMLMADALIAATAIEHGLSLLSGNAKHYRFLTALEFETFKP from the coding sequence ATGTGTTTAATCGATAGCGATGTACTGATTTGGTATATGCGGGGCAATGAAAAGGCGCGAGATGCCATTAAGCAAATGAACCCCCCTGCGATTTCGATAGTGACACAGATGGAACTGGTGCAAGGCTTGCGAAATAAAGCAGAACAAGTTGCTTTGCGAAGGTTTTTGGACAGTTATGATTTCCAGCGTTACTCCATAAGCGAAGCCATAAGCCAGCGCGCTTTATTTATGATGGAAGAATGGCGCTTAAGTCATCAAATGTTGATGGCAGATGCCTTGATTGCTGCCACAGCCATAGAGCATGGGTTATCTTTGCTTTCGGGGAATGCCAAGCACTATCGTTTTTTAACAGCCTTAGAGTTTGAGACTTTTAAGCCGTAA
- a CDS encoding type II toxin-antitoxin system Phd/YefM family antitoxin produces the protein MQINAKELRQHLSDYLSAASKGQVVNISMRGKPVARLSSIEPVSKSKDDDFFGIWADDERDVAEYVRDMRKGRQF, from the coding sequence ATGCAAATTAATGCGAAAGAACTACGCCAACATTTAAGCGATTATCTAAGTGCGGCATCAAAAGGTCAGGTTGTGAACATTAGTATGCGGGGTAAACCTGTAGCGCGTTTAAGCAGCATTGAGCCTGTAAGTAAATCTAAAGATGATGATTTTTTTGGTATTTGGGCAGATGATGAGCGAGATGTTGCAGAATATGTGCGGGATATGCGTAAGGGTCGCCAGTTTTAA
- the moaC gene encoding cyclic pyranopterin monophosphate synthase MoaC, producing the protein MSDLTHFDKAGRGRMVDVSDKEVTTRIAVASGEIHMLQSTLEHIQQGKLKKGDVLAIADVAAIMGAKKTPDFIPMCHPLMLSGIDVSFSELTETCGLKVQVSVKCKGKTGVEMEALTAVSAALLTIYDMCKAVDKGMTLTNICLDKKTGGKSGDFIRKT; encoded by the coding sequence ATGAGTGATTTAACCCATTTCGATAAAGCAGGGCGTGGGCGTATGGTGGATGTGTCTGATAAAGAAGTGACGACACGTATTGCTGTGGCAAGCGGTGAAATCCACATGTTGCAAAGCACCTTGGAACATATCCAACAAGGTAAACTGAAAAAAGGCGATGTGCTCGCTATTGCCGATGTGGCAGCAATTATGGGTGCGAAAAAAACCCCCGATTTTATTCCTATGTGTCACCCTTTGATGTTGTCGGGTATTGATGTGTCCTTCTCGGAGCTAACGGAGACTTGTGGTTTGAAGGTGCAAGTATCGGTGAAATGCAAAGGGAAAACGGGCGTGGAAATGGAAGCGTTGACGGCAGTGAGTGCAGCCCTGCTCACCATTTATGATATGTGCAAAGCCGTGGATAAAGGCATGACTTTAACCAATATCTGTTTGGATAAAAAAACAGGTGGTAAGTCGGGCGATTTTATTCGAAAAACATGA
- a CDS encoding ATP-binding cassette domain-containing protein — protein sequence MNQFRVQSTLGNLQLDVQASFEAQCVVISGENGAGKTTLLRCLAGLQDCTGQIQVGGKFWLDSAAGFSKPTAARKLGFVWADAVLLPWLDVEKNIKFGVADEDINCFFQVCESLEVVSLLKRKPAMLSTGEAQRVALARALYGKPSLLLLDEPFSAQAPDIRARLRLALQALQQDLNVPMLLVSHDKEDAKVLANQHWHMREGKLLTSVTKIVIPTQVGIYRECE from the coding sequence ATGAATCAATTTCGTGTTCAATCGACATTGGGCAATTTGCAACTTGATGTGCAAGCCAGTTTTGAAGCACAGTGCGTTGTTATTTCTGGTGAAAATGGAGCAGGCAAAACCACATTGCTGCGTTGTTTGGCAGGTTTGCAAGATTGCACGGGTCAGATTCAAGTGGGTGGAAAATTTTGGCTGGATAGTGCGGCAGGATTTTCAAAACCCACAGCAGCGAGAAAGCTTGGTTTTGTTTGGGCAGATGCCGTGCTTTTGCCGTGGTTGGATGTGGAAAAGAATATCAAGTTTGGTGTAGCAGATGAAGATATAAATTGCTTTTTTCAAGTGTGCGAGAGCTTAGAGGTGGTGTCGCTGCTCAAACGAAAACCAGCCATGCTTTCCACAGGCGAAGCGCAGCGCGTGGCATTGGCAAGAGCGTTGTATGGCAAGCCAAGTCTATTGTTGCTCGATGAACCTTTTTCAGCCCAAGCCCCTGATATTCGGGCAAGGTTAAGACTGGCTTTGCAGGCATTGCAGCAAGACTTGAATGTGCCCATGTTGTTGGTCAGCCATGATAAAGAAGATGCCAAAGTGTTGGCGAATCAACATTGGCATATGCGCGAAGGGAAACTGCTAACAAGCGTAACAAAAATCGTCATTCCCACGCAGGTGGGAATCTATAGAGAGTGTGAATGA
- the modB gene encoding molybdate ABC transporter permease subunit, with amino-acid sequence MIDPLIISLQLALTTTTLLLLIALPLAYALAFKSFMGRTVLEVVVALPLVLPPTVLGYYVLVLIAPDSWLGSVWQSLFDSSLAFSFSGMVIASVLYSLPFAVQPMQQAFRAIPNDWLELAKVQGLNIKQSLWQLILPASKGGVLVAAALSFAHTMGEFGVVLMVGGSIPGETKVASIALFEFVEVQQQAEAAQLAFILLAVSFVMLALVYSINRKPLFGAS; translated from the coding sequence ATGATTGATCCACTTATCATTTCACTACAACTGGCGCTCACCACCACAACGCTTTTGCTGCTTATCGCGTTGCCTTTGGCGTATGCATTGGCATTCAAATCATTTATGGGCCGCACGGTGTTGGAAGTGGTCGTGGCATTGCCCTTGGTGCTTCCACCGACTGTGTTGGGTTATTATGTATTGGTTTTGATTGCGCCTGATTCTTGGCTGGGAAGCGTATGGCAAAGCCTATTTGATTCATCTTTGGCATTTTCATTTTCGGGCATGGTGATTGCTTCGGTATTGTATTCTTTGCCCTTTGCCGTGCAACCCATGCAGCAAGCTTTTCGTGCTATTCCGAATGACTGGTTGGAGCTTGCCAAGGTGCAAGGTTTGAACATCAAACAAAGCTTATGGCAATTGATACTACCTGCATCCAAAGGCGGGGTGTTGGTCGCAGCAGCGTTGTCTTTTGCACATACCATGGGCGAGTTTGGCGTGGTATTGATGGTGGGCGGCTCAATTCCAGGGGAGACCAAAGTGGCAAGCATTGCGCTGTTTGAATTTGTAGAAGTGCAGCAGCAGGCAGAGGCTGCGCAACTGGCGTTTATTTTGTTGGCAGTCTCGTTTGTGATGTTGGCTTTGGTGTATAGCATCAATCGCAAACCTTTGTTTGGCGCATCATGA
- the modA gene encoding molybdate ABC transporter substrate-binding protein, with the protein MFYFFHHRERRVTQKKTKVLFYAIVLCASLWLCGSQSYGQEILTVAVASSFYEQAKAYSTQFEATHDIKVRLVSGSTGRLFNQISQGAPFDIFIAADKAIAAKIQRPSKIIAYSYLGLMDTKQNRISLAQLPQADIQHIAIANPQVAPFGKAAKQVLEQAGLWQVIKPKLVYAQNAMQAVMMVKQGLIDAGFVPVHTNQGALASITYTAVLLSDKAESFYQLLVMDETDD; encoded by the coding sequence TTGTTTTATTTTTTTCACCACAGAGAACGCAGAGTTACGCAGAAAAAAACAAAAGTTCTATTTTATGCTATTGTTCTATGTGCATCTCTGTGGCTCTGTGGTTCACAGTCTTATGGGCAGGAAATTTTAACTGTTGCCGTAGCATCCAGCTTTTATGAGCAAGCGAAAGCGTATAGCACACAATTTGAAGCCACACACGATATAAAAGTGCGTTTGGTATCAGGTTCAACAGGCAGATTATTTAACCAAATAAGCCAAGGCGCTCCCTTCGATATTTTTATTGCCGCAGATAAAGCGATAGCTGCTAAAATTCAGCGCCCATCCAAAATCATTGCTTATAGTTATTTGGGATTGATGGATACGAAACAAAACCGAATAAGCTTAGCCCAATTACCCCAAGCGGATATCCAACATATCGCCATTGCCAACCCGCAGGTCGCCCCGTTTGGTAAAGCAGCTAAGCAGGTGTTAGAGCAAGCAGGGTTGTGGCAAGTCATCAAACCCAAACTTGTCTATGCGCAAAATGCCATGCAAGCTGTCATGATGGTGAAGCAAGGTTTAATCGATGCAGGTTTTGTGCCTGTGCATACAAATCAAGGTGCTTTGGCAAGCATAACCTACACTGCTGTTTTGTTGTCCGATAAAGCGGAAAGCTTTTATCAACTGTTAGTAATGGACGAAACAGATGATTGA
- the moaA gene encoding GTP 3',8-cyclase MoaA, producing MNAVPITFYAKAEHAQGLQDSFGRKLNYLRISVTDRCNMRCDYCRPSADAYQAEPRSHILSFEEITRIVRVAASLGVNKVRITGGEPLVRKDLSTLIAQIAAIDGITDLAMTSNATYLAKYAQALKDAGLSRINISLDTLNPLRFKKLTGSELQPVLDGIQAASDAGLFPLKLNTVLMKGINENEVPSLIDFATEIGATIRFIELMPMKQGMDWDKHYIGIDEILQRDDVQARVDISPMQTGNTAARYLPLKDGRGEVGFIMPMSERFCEGCNRLRLTSDGGLRSCLPADKQMNIRDVIRAGGSDADIRGVFLRSALIKPEIGIYEFDGKADKRSMIHIGG from the coding sequence ATGAACGCCGTCCCCATCACCTTTTATGCCAAGGCAGAACATGCTCAAGGTTTGCAAGATAGCTTCGGGCGCAAGCTGAATTATCTGCGCATTTCGGTCACCGATAGATGCAATATGCGCTGCGATTATTGCAGGCCTTCTGCCGATGCTTATCAAGCTGAACCACGCTCGCATATACTAAGCTTTGAAGAGATTACCCGCATTGTTCGCGTTGCGGCATCGCTTGGCGTCAATAAAGTGCGAATTACAGGTGGCGAGCCTTTGGTACGTAAAGATTTGAGCACACTGATTGCCCAGATTGCAGCGATTGATGGCATCACCGATTTGGCGATGACCAGCAATGCCACATATTTAGCCAAATATGCGCAAGCACTAAAAGATGCAGGCTTGAGCCGCATCAATATCAGCTTAGACACCTTGAACCCCCTTCGTTTTAAAAAGCTAACAGGTAGCGAATTGCAGCCTGTGTTGGATGGTATTCAAGCTGCGAGTGATGCAGGGCTTTTCCCACTTAAACTGAATACCGTGTTGATGAAGGGTATCAATGAAAACGAAGTGCCCAGCCTGATTGATTTTGCAACAGAAATTGGCGCAACTATCCGTTTTATTGAGCTGATGCCTATGAAGCAGGGCATGGACTGGGATAAACATTATATTGGCATTGATGAGATTTTGCAGCGTGATGATGTGCAAGCCCGCGTTGATATTTCACCCATGCAAACAGGCAATACTGCAGCGCGTTATTTACCGCTCAAAGATGGTCGTGGTGAAGTGGGTTTTATTATGCCCATGTCTGAGCGATTTTGTGAAGGTTGCAATCGCTTGCGTTTAACTTCTGATGGTGGGCTTCGCTCCTGTCTGCCAGCCGATAAACAGATGAATATTCGGGATGTGATTCGCGCAGGTGGTAGTGATGCGGATATTCGGGGTGTGTTCCTGCGCTCTGCGTTGATTAAACCTGAAATTGGTATTTATGAATTTGATGGCAAAGCCGATAAACGTTCTATGATTCATATTGGTGGTTAG
- a CDS encoding nitrate reductase yields MTATVNSACSYCGTGCGIRLETDGEKIISLSGDINHPTNQGKLCSKGRELHHTVNSKDRLLVPQLRTSLDAPFAPVDWGTALNHTAQKFADIIKEHGPDAVAFYVSGQLLTEDYYVFNKLMKGFIGSNNIDTNSRLCMSSAVAGYKRAFGADGPPTCYDDIEKASCFFIAGANPAYAHPIVFRRLEAAKEANPDLKVIVVDPRRTDTCSIADLHLPLKPGTDVLLYQAILHVLLQEGFTDEDYIAKYTAGFAEVREKALNINLGETAKTCGLNPEDIIQAARWFGESKTLSFWTMGLNQSSSGTDKNNALINLHLATGLVGKEGCGPFSLTGQPNAMGGREVGGMANMLAAHREYTNPEHRKEVAHYWGVDDVPSKPGLTATELFSALEEGSVKAVWIACTNPIISMPDAKRAEAALKKAELVMVSDAYHPTDTTKLAHVLFPASGWAEKEGTITNTERRITHLQQAIPKAGLSRDDWKIAADFGIVLGEKLGQDWSKAFAYKTAGDVFDEHCGLTQGVDIDISGLSYALLDEFGPQQWPFRKGDKAGEIKRLYTDNQYETADKKAHFVDIDYIPVAEPTDAEYPISLTTGRIRDQWHTMTKSGAVPQLMQHIPVPTVQIHPDDAKAYGIEDEDLVLITSRRGEVIAPAQISKDIRKSLIFFPMHWGKMMARAGRINSLIKTSVDPLSKEPEFKHSAVRIQPFQAAWHGMMLMAGEHVDLGREMIVEYTYGVVACAGQKFPVTSIDIACTQPLRDEQYKRLDHILEQGQAFEVLTYSDKRLGINRKAWIDSNGHLVAVRWVGGDISEAKWLRKLMLEGTDVGDMRPFLLAPSSVVNTEDTKGKIICACHNVGELELLAVMESGCGDLETLKACTKAGTGCGSCVPEMKRLLSGS; encoded by the coding sequence ATGACAGCAACTGTAAATAGCGCCTGTTCCTATTGTGGTACAGGTTGTGGCATCCGTTTGGAAACTGATGGTGAGAAAATCATTTCATTGAGTGGTGATATAAACCACCCTACCAACCAAGGCAAGCTGTGCTCGAAAGGGCGAGAATTGCATCACACGGTCAACAGCAAAGACCGTTTATTGGTGCCGCAGTTGCGTACATCTTTGGATGCACCTTTTGCACCTGTGGATTGGGGTACTGCTTTAAATCATACCGCACAGAAGTTTGCAGACATCATTAAAGAACACGGGCCTGATGCGGTCGCGTTTTATGTGTCTGGTCAGCTGCTCACTGAAGATTATTATGTATTCAACAAACTCATGAAAGGGTTTATTGGTAGCAATAATATCGACACCAATTCTAGGCTTTGCATGAGTTCCGCTGTGGCAGGTTATAAACGCGCTTTTGGCGCAGATGGGCCTCCAACTTGTTATGATGATATTGAAAAAGCCAGCTGTTTCTTTATTGCAGGGGCAAATCCTGCGTATGCGCACCCTATTGTCTTTCGTAGGCTAGAAGCTGCCAAGGAAGCCAATCCTGATTTAAAAGTGATTGTGGTTGATCCGCGCCGCACTGATACATGCTCTATTGCTGATTTGCACTTACCACTCAAACCAGGCACAGATGTATTATTGTATCAGGCGATATTACATGTGTTGCTACAAGAGGGTTTTACCGATGAAGATTATATTGCCAAATACACGGCTGGTTTTGCTGAGGTTCGGGAAAAAGCTTTAAATATTAATCTAGGTGAAACGGCAAAAACATGTGGTTTAAACCCAGAAGATATTATTCAAGCAGCGCGATGGTTTGGTGAAAGTAAAACGTTGTCCTTTTGGACCATGGGTTTAAATCAATCTTCATCGGGCACAGATAAAAACAATGCATTAATCAACCTCCATTTGGCGACTGGGCTTGTCGGCAAAGAAGGCTGTGGTCCATTTTCACTGACTGGTCAGCCCAATGCTATGGGTGGTCGTGAGGTGGGTGGTATGGCGAATATGCTGGCTGCACACCGCGAATATACCAACCCAGAACACCGCAAAGAAGTCGCCCATTATTGGGGTGTAGATGATGTGCCGTCCAAGCCAGGACTCACGGCTACAGAATTGTTTAGCGCGTTGGAAGAAGGCTCAGTTAAAGCCGTTTGGATTGCATGCACCAACCCGATTATTTCTATGCCCGATGCCAAACGCGCCGAAGCGGCACTGAAAAAAGCAGAATTGGTAATGGTATCCGATGCTTATCATCCCACAGATACAACCAAGCTAGCGCATGTGTTGTTTCCTGCTTCAGGTTGGGCAGAAAAAGAAGGCACGATTACCAACACTGAGCGCCGCATCACGCATTTGCAGCAGGCTATTCCTAAAGCGGGTTTATCCCGTGATGATTGGAAGATTGCCGCAGATTTCGGAATCGTGTTGGGTGAAAAGCTTGGCCAAGATTGGTCAAAAGCATTTGCCTATAAAACAGCAGGCGATGTATTTGATGAACATTGTGGTTTAACCCAAGGTGTAGACATTGATATTTCAGGGCTTTCGTATGCTCTGCTCGATGAATTTGGGCCGCAGCAATGGCCGTTTCGAAAAGGTGATAAAGCAGGCGAAATCAAACGTTTATACACAGATAATCAATATGAAACAGCAGATAAAAAAGCACACTTTGTGGATATTGATTATATCCCTGTTGCTGAGCCTACTGATGCGGAATATCCGATTTCATTAACCACAGGTCGTATTCGCGACCAATGGCATACCATGACCAAATCAGGAGCTGTGCCGCAATTGATGCAGCATATTCCTGTGCCTACGGTACAAATTCATCCTGATGATGCCAAAGCATATGGTATTGAAGATGAAGACCTGGTGTTGATTACATCACGCCGTGGTGAAGTGATTGCGCCAGCGCAAATTAGCAAAGATATCCGCAAAAGTTTGATTTTCTTCCCCATGCATTGGGGTAAAATGATGGCGAGGGCGGGACGTATTAATAGTTTGATAAAAACATCAGTTGACCCTCTGTCCAAAGAGCCTGAATTTAAACATTCAGCAGTGCGCATTCAACCATTTCAAGCAGCTTGGCATGGCATGATGCTGATGGCGGGTGAACATGTGGATTTGGGTCGTGAAATGATTGTGGAGTATACGTATGGTGTGGTGGCGTGTGCGGGGCAAAAGTTTCCTGTGACCTCTATTGATATTGCTTGTACGCAACCTTTGCGTGATGAACAATACAAACGCCTAGACCATATTTTAGAACAAGGTCAGGCATTTGAAGTGTTAACTTATTCGGATAAACGCCTTGGTATCAATCGCAAAGCATGGATTGATAGCAATGGGCACTTGGTAGCAGTGCGTTGGGTGGGTGGTGATATTTCTGAAGCCAAGTGGTTGCGTAAACTGATGCTGGAAGGTACGGATGTGGGTGATATGCGCCCATTCCTGCTTGCTCCGAGCAGCGTGGTCAACACTGAAGACACCAAGGGTAAAATCATTTGCGCTTGTCATAATGTGGGCGAGCTTGAATTGCTTGCAGTCATGGAAAGTGGCTGTGGTGATTTGGAAACGCTCAAGGCTTGTACCAAGGCGGGCACGGGTTGTGGTTCGTGCGTTCCTGAGATGAAAAGACTATTGTCGGGTTCATGA
- the nirD gene encoding nitrite reductase small subunit NirD: MPDKNDLNPKWIEVCKLDEIPPAQARTVRADNTVIAVFRLSNDRVKALENRCPHKNGPLVDGIISGDDVLCPLHNWRIHLDDGQVAAPDEGCVKTYPVKVENGTVFLAL, translated from the coding sequence ATGCCAGATAAAAATGATTTAAATCCAAAATGGATTGAAGTATGTAAACTGGATGAAATCCCACCAGCGCAAGCCCGTACAGTGCGTGCAGATAACACAGTGATTGCTGTGTTTCGTTTGAGCAATGATAGAGTGAAAGCTTTGGAAAATCGTTGCCCGCATAAAAATGGACCGTTGGTGGATGGTATTATTTCAGGTGATGATGTGTTGTGTCCCTTGCATAACTGGCGCATCCATTTGGATGATGGGCAAGTTGCCGCACCTGATGAAGGCTGTGTAAAAACTTATCCTGTGAAGGTTGAAAACGGCACTGTTTTCTTAGCCCTCTAA